The genomic segment CGTATGCCGCCGCGAAGGCGCGCGTCTTCGAGAACCAGCGCGACGGCGACGCCGCGATCGTCAACGAAGACGATCCCGGCTCGGCGGCGTTTCGCCCGCCGGCGCGGCGAATCGGCTTCTCGACGCGGAAGGCGGCGCCCGGCGGAGCGTGGAGCGCGGACGGCGCGCTCTGGTCGGAGATCGGCGGCGAGCGGCGGCGGCTCTGCGCCGCGGCGGAGGTCGCGCTCCCGGGTCTGCACAACCTCGAGAACGCGCTGGCCTCCGCCGCCGCCGCGGAGCTCGCCGGCGCCTCGCCGGAAGCGATCCGCTCGGGCCTCACCCTGTTCGCGGGGCTGCCGCACCGCACCGAGCTCGTCGCGGTGGCCGAAGGGGTCGCCTGGGTGGACGACTCGAAGGGGACGAACCCGGACGCCGTCGTGAAATCGCTCGCGGGTTTCCCGGACGGCCGCGTGATCCTGATCCTCGGGGGATCCGAGAAGGGGAGCGACTTCTCGATCCTCGCCCGGCCCGTCGCGCGCAAGGCCCGGCTCGTCCTGACGATCGGCCAGTCGGCCGAGAAGATCGAGCGGGCGATCGCCGGGGCGGAAACCCGGCGGGCCGGCGACATGGAGCGGGCGGTCGATCTCGCCGCCGAGGCCGCTCGCCCCGGCGACACCGTGCTCCTCTCCCCGGCGTGCGCGTCGTTCGACCAGTACCGGAATTTCGAGGAGCGCGGCGACCATTTCCGCGGCCTCGTTCTCGGGCGGGTGGCGCATGGCGCGTAAGCTCGCTTCCGACAAGATCCTCTTCACGGCGTTCATCGCCCTCGCGCTGCTGGGCTGCGTGATGATCTACAGCGCCTCGGCGCCCGAGGCGGCGCGCCTCTTCGGAAATCCCTACCGTTATCTCGCCAAGCAGCTCGCCGCGCTGATCGTCGGCCTGACGCTGGCGTTCGTGGTGTCCCGCGTCGACCACCGCCAATTCCGGAAGCCGATCGTCGTCTACGGCGCGCTCGGGACCTGCCTCGCGCTCTGCGTGGCCGTTCTCTTCCGGCCGCCGATCAACGCGGCGCGGCGCTGGCTCGTCTTCGGGCCCCTGACCCTCCAGCCCGCCGAGTTCCTGAAGGTCGCGCTCGTCCTCTTCCTCGCGTATCAGATCGACCGGAAACGCGAGCGGCTCGACGACTTCGTGCACGGCGTGCTCCCCGCGGCGAGCTTCCTCGGCCTCTCGGCGGCGATCGTCCTCGCCGAGCCCGACTTCGGGACGGCGATGTCGTACCTCCTCGTCGCGGGCGCGCTCTTCTTCCTCGCCGGGGCGCCGCTGCGCTACTTCGTGATCGGGGTCGCCGGATGCATCCCGGTGTTCACGCTCCTCGTGCTCTCCGCCGGCTACCGCAAGCAGCGGTTCCTCGCGTTCCTCCACCCCGAGGCCGATCCGCTCGGGCGCGGCTTCCAGGCGGCGCAGTCGCTGATCGCCGTCGGCACCGGGGGGATCACCGGCAACGGTCTCGGGCAGTCGCGGCAGAAGCTCTTCTTCCTGCCGTATCCCCACACCGACTTCATCTTCGCGATCGTGGGCGAGGAGCTCGGCTTCCTGGGCGCCATCGGGGTGATCGTCCTGTTCGGGCTGGTCGCGTGGCGCGGCCTCCGCGCCGCCCGCCGCGCTCCCGAGCCGCACCTGGCCTATCTCGCCGTCGGAGCGACCGCGATGATCGTGCTGCAGGCCGCGATGAACCTCGGGGTCGTGCTCACGCTCCTGCCGACCAAGGGGATCCCGCTGCCTTTCCTGTCCTACGGCGGGTCCTCGCTCGTCGCCGACTGCCTGGCGGCGGGGATCCTCCTGAACGTTTCCCAGCACGTCACGTGAGATGGCGAGAGACGGGGAGACGTACGTACTGGCCGGCGGGGGGACGGGAGGCCACGTGTTTCCCGCGATCGCGATCGCTCGCGAGATCCGCCGCCGCCGTCCGGAAGCGCGCGTCCTGTTCGTCGGGACGCGGCGGGGGTTCGAGGCCGTGATCGCGCCGAAGGAGGGCTTTCCGATCGAGTTCATCGCCGCCTCGGGGTTCGTCGGGCGGGGCGCCGGGGCGAAGGTCCGCGCGCTTTCGGACCTCGTCCGCGGGATCGCGCAGTCGCGGCGGATCCTGCGGCGCGAGCGCGCCGCCGCGGTGCTCGGCGTCGGCGGCTACGCGTCGCTCCCGGTGCTCGCGGCGGCCCGCATGGCCGGCGTCCCGGCGATGATCCAGGAGCAGAACTCCGTCCCCGGGATCGCCAACCGGCTCGGGGCGCGGATCGCGCGCGCGACGGCGGCCGGTTTCGAAGCCGCGTGCCGGCGCCTTCCGGGACGCTGCGTCTGGACCGGAAACCCCGTCCGCGAGGAGTTCTTTCGCGTGCCCTCGGCGGCCGCCGGAGGGCGGCGGGTGCTCCTCTTCGGCGGAAGCCAGGGCGCGCGCGTCTTGAACCGCGCGATCGCCGGCGCCGCGCCCGCGCTCGCCGCGGCGGGCATCGAGGTCCTCGCGCAGACGGGAGAGCGCGAGCTCGGCCTCGTCCGGGACGCCGTCGCTCCCTTCCCATCGATCACGGCCGTGCCGTTCGTCGACGCGATGGCGGAGGCGTTCTCGCGCGCCGACCTCGTCGTCGCGCGCGCCGGGGCGCTCACGCTCGCGGAAATCGCGGCGGCCGCGCGGCCGTCGATCCTCGTCCCGTTCGCGGCGGCCACGCATGCGCACCAGGAGGAGAATGCGCGGGTGTTCGAGTCGGCCGGCGCCGCGGTCGTCATCGGCGAGGGCGATCTCGACGGCGCGATGCTCGCCCGAACCGTCGACGAGCTCCTCGGCGACCCCGGCCGCCTTCGCCGGATGGGGGAGGCGGCGCGGACGCTGGGCAAGCCGGATGCGGCGGAGCGGATCGTGGATCTCCTGTTCGAGATCGCCGAATGAAAATCCGAAATTCGAAGCTCGAAACTCGAAACACATTCGAATCCCGAATTTCGAATGACCAGGCGGAGTCCCGTTTTGGATTCCGGTCATTCGGATTTCGTGCTTGTTTCGGATTTCGAACTTCGTGCTTCGAATTTCTTCAGGAAACGCCATGAGGTTCCTGAAGCTCCACCGCATCCATTTCGTCGGGATCGGCGGCGTCGGGATGTCCGGGCTCGCCGAGCTGCTGCTCTCCTATCCGCTCGCGATCTCGGGCTGCGATTCGGCCGAGAGCGACACGACCCGGCGCCTCGCCTCGCTCGGCATCCCGGTCGATCTCGGCCACGACCCCTCGCATCTCGACCGCGCCGACCTGCTCGTCATCACCTCGGCGGTCGGGGAGGAGAACGAGGAAGTCCGGCGCGCCCGGCTGCGCGGGATCCCGGTCATCCGGCGGGCCGAGATGCTCGCCGAGATCATGCGCCTGAAGCAGGGGATCGCCGTCGCGGGAACGCACGGGAAGACCACGACGACGTCGATGATCGGCGCGATCCTGACCGAGGCGGGTCTGGACCCGACGATCCTCGTGGGGGGAAGGGCGCATTACCTCGGAACCAACGCCCGCCTCGGGAAGGGGGAGTGGCTCGTGGCCGAAGCCGACGAGTACGACCGCTCGTTCCTCGAGCTCACCCCCGTCCTCGCGGTCGTGACGAACGTCGAGGAGGATCATCTCGACTGCTACCGCGATCTCGCCGAGATCATGGCCGCGTTCACCGCCTTCGCCAACCGCGTTCCCTTCTACGGCGCCGTCTTCGTCTGCCTCGACGACGTCAACGCGAGCGACCTTCTTCCCCGGCTTTCCCGCCGGACGGTGACCTACGGCGAGTCGCCGCAGGCGTCGCTCCGCGCCCGCGACCTCGCGCTCGACGCTTCCGGCGCCCGCTTCTCGGTCGCGGGAGACGAGCCGGATTTCGCCGGCGAGGTGTTCCTCCCCCTTCCCGGGCGCCACAACGTCAAGAACGCGCTCGCCGCCCTCGCGGTCGCCCGCGAGCTCTCGATTCCCTTTCCCGTCGCGGCCGGGGCCCTGGCGCGGTTCGACGGCGTCGCCCGGCGGTTCGAGACGAAGGGGGAGAAGAAGGGCGTCCGGGTCGTCGACGATTACGCGCACCATCCGACGGAGATCGTCGCGACGCTGGCGGCCGCGCGGCAGGTCCATCCGAAGAGCCGGATCGTCGCCCTCTTCCAGCCGCACCTCTACTCGCGCACGCGGGATTTCGCTCGCGAGTTCGGCCGCGCCTTGAACGGCGCCGACGTCGCCCTCGTCACCGAGATCTACCCGTCGCGCGAGGCGCCGATCCCCGGCGTCTCGGGCGCGTCCGTCGTCGAAGCGGCCGCCTCGTTCGGCCACAGGAATGCCCGTTTCCTGCCCAAGCGCGAGGAGATCGTCCCGCTCCTCGACGCGGTGCTCGTCCCGGGAGACCTCCTCCTGACGATGGGCGCGGGGGACGTGTACCGGCTGGGCGAGGAATACCTCGCGGAGAAGCGATGACGGCGGGCTTCCTCCGTCCGGGGATCGCGCGGGCGTCTCGGCTCGGCCGGAAATGGACCGTGCTCTTCTGGCTCCTCGCCGCCGGCGCCGCTTCGGCGGGAACGTGGAGGTATCTCCGCTCGCCGGCCCTCCTGCTGGAGCGGTTCGAGATCGAAGGGACGCGCCGGACCCGCACGCGGGACGTTCTCGCGGCGCTCGCCCCGTACGAGAGCCGCAACCTCCTGCTCCTGAACCTGGCGCCGATCGCGTCGGCGGTCGTGAAGGTCCCGTGGGTCGACCGCGTGACGGTCTCCAAGGAGCTCCCGCACGCGTTGAAGATCATGATCACGGAGAAGACCCCGATCGCGTTCTGCCGGCGCGGCGCTTCGCTCTTCTGGATGGACTCTCGCGGCGCGGTCGTCGCGCCGTTCGATCCGCGCGAGTCCGCCGGCGACTACCCGATCGTCACGGCTCCGGACGAGCGCCTCCCCGAGGCGGCGGCGTTGCTCGCGTCGCTCCAGCGCGGCTTCCCGGAGTACGCGTCGACGGTGTCGGAAATTTGGGCGCTTTCTTCCGGAGGATTCGGTATCATGGACGCAACATTGCGCGTACCGATCGAAGTTCTGGGTAGCGACGCCCCGGAGAAGATACGCGCCCTGTTCTCCCTCAAACCCGAGATGGACTCGCGCGGAATCGTTCCGAAGTCGATCGACCTCCGCTTCGACCGCCGGGTGGTGTTCTCCGGGGCGTTCGCGGGGGGGAAGACCATCTGATGGCCAAGCCGGAAAATTTCCTGGTCTCGTGCGACATCGGCTCGTCGAAGGTGTGCGTGCTGATCGGGGAGCCGAACTCCCGCGGCGGGCTCGACATCCTCGGGAAGGGCTCGACCGCGCACCGCGGGGCGCGGAAGGGGAACATCATCAACGTGGACTCGACCGTGGACGCGATCAAGCGCTCCGCGGAGGAGGCCGAGATCATGGCGGGCGCCCAGATCACGCGGGCCTACGCCGGGCTCTCGGGCTCCGCCGTGCGGTCGTTCAACAGCCGGGGCGTCGTGGCGGTCTCCGGGAAGGCCCGCGAGATCTCCCGCGACGACATCGCGCGCGTCGTCGACGCGGCGAAGTCCGTCCAGGTGCCGCAGGACCACGAGATCGTCCACGCGATTCCCCGGGAATTCTCGGTCGACGGGCAGGAAGGGATCGCCGACCCGCTGGGGATGGTCGGCGCGCGCCTCGAGGCGAACGTCCACATCGTGACGGCGCCGATCGCGGTTTCCCAGAACCTCGCGGCGTGCCTGAACAAGTCGGGGATCGAGGTCGTCGAGCTCGTCCTGGAGCAGTTCGCGGCCGCCGAGGCGGTCCTGACCGCCGACGAGAAGGAGCTCGGCGTGTGCCTCGCCGACATCGGCGGCGGCACGACCGAGGTCGCGCTCTACGAGAAGGGGTCGATCGCGCACACGGTGGTGCTTCCGGTCGGCGGCGACCACTTCACCAACGACCTCGCGGTCGTGCTGCGCACGCCGATTCCCGACGCCGAGCGGATCAAGCGCAAGTCGGGCTCGACGCTCCGGTCCTCCGTCTCCGAGGAGGAGATGGTCGAGGTGCCGATGGTCGGCGGCCGCACGCCCAAGCTCTGTCCCCGGACGATGCTCGCCGACATCCTGCAGCCGCGCGCCGAGGAGCTGATGGGGCTGATCCGGGACGAGGTCAAGCGCCTCGGGCTCGACGCGGAGCTCCGCTCCGGCTACGTGCTGACCGGCGGGGGCTCCGAGATGGAAGGGCTTCTCGAGGTGGCCGAGACGGTCTTCGACGGCCCGGTCCGCCGCGGCGTGCCCTCCCACGGGATCGGCGGCCTCGTCGACGTCGTCTCGCGCCCCGAGTGGGCGGTCGCGACGGGCCTCCTGCTCTACGGCCAGCGCGTCCAGTCGCACCGCAAGACGAAAGGTTTCTCGTTGTCCCGCGTGAAGAAATTTTTTGGCGACTTTTTCTGAGGAGAAGAGCGATGATCACCTTCGACGACGAATCCGAGAAGCGCCTCGCGATCGAGCTCGAGGACACCGAATCCGCTCCTGCCAGAATCCGCGTCCTGGGGGTGGGCGGGGGAGGCTCGAACGCCGTCAACCGGATGATCTCGGCGGGGATCCGGGGGATCGAGTTCATCGCCTGCAACACCGACTTGCAGGCCCTCCGCAAGTCGCTCGCGCCGCACAAGATCCAGCTCGGCTCGCGGCTGACGAAGGGGCTCGGAGCGGGGGCGGACCCCGAGATCGGGAAGAACGCGGCGCTCGAGGACCTCGACAAGCTCAACGCGCTGCTGGCCGGCTCGGACATGGTCTTCATCGCGGCCGGGCTC from the Thermoanaerobaculia bacterium genome contains:
- a CDS encoding FtsQ-type POTRA domain-containing protein; amino-acid sequence: MTAGFLRPGIARASRLGRKWTVLFWLLAAGAASAGTWRYLRSPALLLERFEIEGTRRTRTRDVLAALAPYESRNLLLLNLAPIASAVVKVPWVDRVTVSKELPHALKIMITEKTPIAFCRRGASLFWMDSRGAVVAPFDPRESAGDYPIVTAPDERLPEAAALLASLQRGFPEYASTVSEIWALSSGGFGIMDATLRVPIEVLGSDAPEKIRALFSLKPEMDSRGIVPKSIDLRFDRRVVFSGAFAGGKTI
- the murC gene encoding UDP-N-acetylmuramate--L-alanine ligase, with the protein product MRFLKLHRIHFVGIGGVGMSGLAELLLSYPLAISGCDSAESDTTRRLASLGIPVDLGHDPSHLDRADLLVITSAVGEENEEVRRARLRGIPVIRRAEMLAEIMRLKQGIAVAGTHGKTTTTSMIGAILTEAGLDPTILVGGRAHYLGTNARLGKGEWLVAEADEYDRSFLELTPVLAVVTNVEEDHLDCYRDLAEIMAAFTAFANRVPFYGAVFVCLDDVNASDLLPRLSRRTVTYGESPQASLRARDLALDASGARFSVAGDEPDFAGEVFLPLPGRHNVKNALAALAVARELSIPFPVAAGALARFDGVARRFETKGEKKGVRVVDDYAHHPTEIVATLAAARQVHPKSRIVALFQPHLYSRTRDFAREFGRALNGADVALVTEIYPSREAPIPGVSGASVVEAAASFGHRNARFLPKREEIVPLLDAVLVPGDLLLTMGAGDVYRLGEEYLAEKR
- the murD gene encoding UDP-N-acetylmuramoyl-L-alanine--D-glutamate ligase, whose product is MREKRIAVLGLARSGTALAEALAARGVSVAAGDRKRRDEIESAPAIEAAGVELFAGGPDPAMLDGAELLAISPGVPLSHAIPAEARRRGIPVLSELEVAWRILEEEAEGKNVWVAVTGTNGKSTVSTWIAEILRRDRRDVALAGNIGTALSSFCASRRPRFFVVEVSSFQLETIDRFRADVAVVTNVTPDHLDRHGTLAAYAAAKARVFENQRDGDAAIVNEDDPGSAAFRPPARRIGFSTRKAAPGGAWSADGALWSEIGGERRRLCAAAEVALPGLHNLENALASAAAAELAGASPEAIRSGLTLFAGLPHRTELVAVAEGVAWVDDSKGTNPDAVVKSLAGFPDGRVILILGGSEKGSDFSILARPVARKARLVLTIGQSAEKIERAIAGAETRRAGDMERAVDLAAEAARPGDTVLLSPACASFDQYRNFEERGDHFRGLVLGRVAHGA
- the ftsA gene encoding cell division protein FtsA; protein product: MAKPENFLVSCDIGSSKVCVLIGEPNSRGGLDILGKGSTAHRGARKGNIINVDSTVDAIKRSAEEAEIMAGAQITRAYAGLSGSAVRSFNSRGVVAVSGKAREISRDDIARVVDAAKSVQVPQDHEIVHAIPREFSVDGQEGIADPLGMVGARLEANVHIVTAPIAVSQNLAACLNKSGIEVVELVLEQFAAAEAVLTADEKELGVCLADIGGGTTEVALYEKGSIAHTVVLPVGGDHFTNDLAVVLRTPIPDAERIKRKSGSTLRSSVSEEEMVEVPMVGGRTPKLCPRTMLADILQPRAEELMGLIRDEVKRLGLDAELRSGYVLTGGGSEMEGLLEVAETVFDGPVRRGVPSHGIGGLVDVVSRPEWAVATGLLLYGQRVQSHRKTKGFSLSRVKKFFGDFF
- the murG gene encoding undecaprenyldiphospho-muramoylpentapeptide beta-N-acetylglucosaminyltransferase — protein: MARDGETYVLAGGGTGGHVFPAIAIAREIRRRRPEARVLFVGTRRGFEAVIAPKEGFPIEFIAASGFVGRGAGAKVRALSDLVRGIAQSRRILRRERAAAVLGVGGYASLPVLAAARMAGVPAMIQEQNSVPGIANRLGARIARATAAGFEAACRRLPGRCVWTGNPVREEFFRVPSAAAGGRRVLLFGGSQGARVLNRAIAGAAPALAAAGIEVLAQTGERELGLVRDAVAPFPSITAVPFVDAMAEAFSRADLVVARAGALTLAEIAAAARPSILVPFAAATHAHQEENARVFESAGAAVVIGEGDLDGAMLARTVDELLGDPGRLRRMGEAARTLGKPDAAERIVDLLFEIAE
- the ftsW gene encoding putative lipid II flippase FtsW; protein product: MARKLASDKILFTAFIALALLGCVMIYSASAPEAARLFGNPYRYLAKQLAALIVGLTLAFVVSRVDHRQFRKPIVVYGALGTCLALCVAVLFRPPINAARRWLVFGPLTLQPAEFLKVALVLFLAYQIDRKRERLDDFVHGVLPAASFLGLSAAIVLAEPDFGTAMSYLLVAGALFFLAGAPLRYFVIGVAGCIPVFTLLVLSAGYRKQRFLAFLHPEADPLGRGFQAAQSLIAVGTGGITGNGLGQSRQKLFFLPYPHTDFIFAIVGEELGFLGAIGVIVLFGLVAWRGLRAARRAPEPHLAYLAVGATAMIVLQAAMNLGVVLTLLPTKGIPLPFLSYGGSSLVADCLAAGILLNVSQHVT